Proteins co-encoded in one Neofelis nebulosa isolate mNeoNeb1 chromosome 2, mNeoNeb1.pri, whole genome shotgun sequence genomic window:
- the REG4 gene encoding regenerating islet-derived protein 4 — protein MAPQRMWLLLLLSCVLSTEVLGDIIMRPSCAAGWFYYKSNCYGYFRKLRTWSEAEYECQLYGNGAHLASLQNAKEANIVAKYISGYQKTKPVWIGLHDPQKSQKWQWIDGAFYLYRKLSAKSARGNKYCVEMNSREDFLTWRSNECSTHQHFLCKYRV, from the exons ATGGCCCCCCAAAGAATGTGGCTTCTCCTACTGCTGAGCTGTGTACTCAGCACTGAAGTCCTGGGTG ACATCATCATGAGACCCAGCTGTGCTGCTGGATGGTTTTACTACAAGTCCAATTGCTACGGATACTTCCGGAAGCTGAGGACCTGGTCTGAGGCTGAG TACGAGTGTCAGTTGTATGGAAATGGAGCCCACCTGGCATCTCTCCAGAATGCAAAGGAAGCCAACATCGTAGCGAAGTATATAAGTGGCTACCAAAAAACCAAGCCTGTATGGATCGGCCTGCATGACCCACAAAAG AGCCAGAAGTGGCAGTGGATTGATGGGGCCTTCTATTTGTACAGAAAATTGTCGGCCAAGTCCGCACGTGGGAACAAGTACTGCGTGGAGATGAACTCCAGGGAGG ACTTTTTAACTTGGAGGAGCAACGAATGCAGCACGCACCAGCACTTCCTGTGCAAATACCGAGTGTAG